The nucleotide window GGAGGGAACGTCTGCGGTCGGGCACCAAGGAGCTCAGAAGGCCAGGAAGAGGCAGTGGACAGCAAACTATTTTGGTCCCTGTGTTTAGGAACTTTTTATAGCCTCCTGCTCAGGGATGGGAagaggaggggacaggagggTACCTATGAGGTCAGACAAGCACAGATCCCTCCTGGGACCTTGGAATCAGACCTGTTGCCAAGTTGAGTCtttgggaggcaggaaggagggcaCTGCCAGGCTCTCCTTGCTGCCTGGGTTCCCAGTCACCAGCTACTTATGGGCTGACTTACTGGACACTaagtgggtgtatgtgtgtgcatttatacTCATGCAGGCTGCCCTGGGGTGCGTGGGATTGGTAGAGTTTctactcccctccccccatccctggcaaGTTGTGTTCCTTTGTTGCCTCCAGCCCAAGGAGGTCTCCTCAGCCCCTAAAACTGCTGTGTCCCTCTCAGCTGAATGGAGGATGGGAGGAGCAGGGAAACAGAAGTGGGGTGGAGTGTGCTGGGCTGTGTGGGTGGCCCATTCTATTACTGCCAAGGGAACTGTCAGCTCTTGATTTACAGTCCCTCCGGGCCCCCTTCCCCAGCAAAAAAGGAAGGTGGAGAAGAAGGGTCATGGGGGTCTCAGGGTGGGGGACCCGGAGGGCAGGTTTCTGGGAGTACAAGTTCCTGGGAAGAATTAGTGGAAGGAACTTTTTAGTGAGGTAAGGGGCCCATCTCTCACGGAAATCGCTTGGTGTTAAAGCAGCAAGAATAGAAGCAAAACCTAGAGGAAAGTTCTGATAGGCAAGTGAGAGATTCAAACTACAAAGCAAGAGACCTGTGTTCCAGTCCTGGGCCCAAACTCTCAGTAAGACCTGAACTAGCCCCTCCTCTCTGcgccagttttctcttctgtgaaatggaagTGCAAGGGGCAAACAAAGTGATGTTTACAAGTTGGGCACTCTGGAATTCCCTTCGAAGGGGCACAGACTGAGTGGCAGATAGCTGGCTGAAGTGACGTGGTGACcatctccctctctttccctgaTGGCCCTGCCGGGCCTGGGCAGGGCAGTTGGCTGCAATTACCGGAGGCTCCTACCCTGTGGTTATGTCCCTGACCTCTGTGCTTGGGGGCGGGATGGGTGGGTCTGGCTGGAACCAGCGGGTGGCTGGGAAGCCTCCTTGTCTTGGACTCAAAGTTGCTAGGTTGGGAAGAGGTATTTTTTCCGGTTGAGGCTACTTTCGGGAACCAGACCGGGGAACAgccccatttccttttccaagggtcTGGCTTGCTGATGCCTGCTTGGCATGGCCCTGTGGCCAGAATGGGGCACGCTCAAAAGGGCCTAGGTCTCTGGATGATCAGAAAGCCCCTGTCCATCGTCTTTGAGGGATCAGGGAAGGGATACCTGAGCCTCTGCCCCCTAGGCATGGCACCTGGCTGACTTGcatgggggaggggtggctggCTGACGTTATTCCCAGGAATGCCTTCAGGAGAGTCATCTACTCTCCCCCTGACCACTCCTCTTTCCCCAGCAGGTCCCAGGGAGCCCCAGCCAACTGCTCTCAGTTCCTTCACTATCTGCCTGCCTCCAGCGGCTTATGGAGCACTGTCCTGCCCAGTTCTGCTAAAATGCTTCTGGCCTCTCCCTCCACCCCGTCCCGGGGACGGACCCCCAGCGCCGTGGAGAGGCTAGAGGCCGACAAAGCCAAGTATGTCAAGACGCACCAGGTGATCGCGCGACGTCAGGAGCCGGCTCTGCGTGGGGGTCCCGGGCCGCTCACCCCGCACCCTTGCAACGAGCTGGGGCCCCCTCCATCGCCCAGGACGCCCAGGCCCGCCCGCCGGGGCAGTGGCAGGCGACTGCCAAGGCCTGATTCCCTCATCTTCTACCGCCAGAAGCGGGACTGCAAGGCTTCGGTGAACAAAGAGAACGCCAAGGGTCAGGGGCTGGTGCGGCGCCTCTTCCTGGGCAGCCCCCGAGACGTCGCCTCGAGCAGCGCAGGCTCATCGGAGCGACCCGCGGCTTCCGGGGGTTGGGCCGCGCCCCAAGATGCCCCAGAAGCGGCGGGAAAGCGGGCATTGTGCCCCACGTGCTCGCTGCCCCTGTCGGAGAAGGAGCGCTTCTTCAACTACTGCGGCCTGGAGCGCGCACTCGTGGAGGTGCTGGGGGCCGAGCGCTTCTCTCCGCAGAGCTGGGGCGCCGACGCCAACCCCCAGCCCGGAACGTCCCCGCCGCCGGGCTCCGGAGACGCCAGCGACTGGACGTCCAGCGAAGGCGGCGGAGATCGCCGGGACGGTGCGGAGGGCGGCGGCTCAGAGGCGGCGGGCTCGGAGCGCGATGGGCGCCCCCAGGTGTCGGTGGTGGAGCGCAACGCGCGCGTCATCCAGTGGCTGTACGGCTGCCAGCGCGCTCGCGGGCCACCGCGCGAGTCCGAGGTGTGACCGCCGCCGCTCGGGGGCCGGCTCTCCTGGAGTTGGGGGTCCGGGGAAGGGCAAGGAGCGGGCgcggggctggacccgggcaAGGGCAGGGACTCCCTGCCTCACGCGTCGAGTGCTTTGGGGCAAGCCCTTCCCTCTGGATCGCGGCGTCCACTCATGAACCTTCGGAGCTTGGGACCAAAGGGTCCCGTAGGCCCTTCCCAACGCAGACTCAGGACGGGGAGGGAGCCGGCCTCGCGGCCCCTGTGGAGGCCGGGAGGCGAGTGAAGACTGGGGTGGGAGATCAGAGAACCTGCTGAATAAAGTCAAAACGTTCTTTAACGGACTCGGAAGGTTGGATTACAGGGCAGACGCGCGAGGGTTTTGGAGTGTGGCTTCCAGactgactgtgtgaccctgggccagCTCTCCGCCTCTGGGAACCGCAACGACATCCCCTCGGTTGATCAAAGTATTTTTGAAATGGTCACAAAGAGCTTGGCAAAGTTGAGGAAGTGCTAAGTAAACGAAGCCTCTAGCACCACTACCGAATTAATATAATACTAACAGTAACACTATTATGATAATCTCTGCCATTGACCGGCCCCCACCACAGGGGTGGGGTCCAAACTATTTCGGGGAATAGAGCCTTTGGGGAGGTTGGGGGAGAGGTCTGCTCCCAGAAATCTGGGGTTCACTAGTCCCTGAAGGCCCCCATTCCTGGAGTTTTGCTGCCCATTTTGGTTACGAGGTATGAAGGGCTGAAATGTGGTGTTTCCAGAATCAGGATAATAAAGGACTTTTCAAGCCAGGATTTTGCCAGCTTACAGCCTCACGTCATCACTGCCTCTCTTTCCCTTAAAACAAGGTCACCTGTTTTCCGCACACGTTCACACCTCCAAGTCTTTAttcacttcctcttccttttagCTGGGTtactttcccctttctttccaCTCATCTGAGATTCTATATATGCATTCTCTTGCTCTCTCGCGAACTCCTGAATTTCCCAGCCGGTCTCATCTCCTCTGAGCTCCCAAGTACAGCCTGATTTTGGGGCCTCAACTTATTAGCTTGTGTGGGACCCGCTGGTAGTCTGGGTTCTCTTGTTAGTCCCTGACCTTCCCCTAGTACAGGGACAAGGCCACAAGCAAAGTGTGTCGAATTAAAAGCGGCTGGAGAGGGACGGCAAGACCTGTGCATACTGGTAAGATGGTACCCCAAATCGAATACAATCTGTCCTGAtaccagggatgtccctggtcATTTTTCTCCCTGTAGGTTTGTGGGGGCAGAAGGCGAGGACCACTCCAGCTGGACCCGGGCCTGAGGTTGCCCACCCCAAAGCAGCCTTCTCCTTCCGGACATAAAAGCACGCGGTCACCGGAGGTGTCAGGCCAGGTTTTTATCGCGGAAGGGGAGGAGCGGGAGCCCGGTTCGGCGAGCCGGCTGGCTAGTCGCCCTTGGGCGCCGCTTTCACCCTCATCTCGGCCAGTTTGTGGGTGAGGAAGCCCCACTTGAAACCGGCCACGGGATCGGCTTCGCGCGGCTCGGGGCGCTCGGCGGCCTCGTCCCCGGCTTCGGGGTCTGGCTCCGCGGTGGGCTCCGCTCCGCGCAGCATGGACGCGGCGgccgcctgctgctgctgccacctgCTGGCGAACGCGTCCCAGAAGCCGGGCCCGCGCGCCTCGGCCGCCGCCTGCGGGGCGGGCTGCGCAGCCAGCGGGCTGCGGGAGAGAGGCGGGGTCAGGGGCTGGCCGGGAGGCCCCGGAGAGGCCAAAGGACAGGAGGCGGAGTCGGGGGACCTGTCGTGGAGCCAGTGGGGCCCGGGCGAGGTTgagggctgggggggtgggggtaggtgggggaggggagacccGGGAGACTGGGAGGAGGTCAGGGCATGGAGGCGAGAGGAGTACTCAGAGGCACTGGGATAGGGGTCAGGGCATTAGGTGAGggggtctgggcttccctgtggctcagctggtaaagaatccgcccgcaatgcgggagaccagggttcgatccctgagttgggaagatcctgtggagaggagaacagctacccattccagtattctggcctggagaattccatggactgtatagtccaaggggtcgcaaagagtcggacacgactgagcgacttgcactttcactgGGAAAAAGGGGTCGGGATCAGGATCCGTGGGGAGAGAGCCGGGCTCAGGGGCTCAGGGTAGGTACTCGGGGATAGGGAGGAGGCCAGAGGAGGGGAGATGGAGGCTTCGGGAAGGTGGAGACGAGCTCTGAGAGAGGAGCGGGCGGAAGGATGGGAGGTGGTGGTGGCACCCGGTCGGGGTAGGGGAGGGGCGCGGTCAGATTCTGGAGGCGGTCCTCCCGGAGCCCGGGGGAAAGGGGCGGGGCGGGAACAGGGGTCTGGTTTCCTGGATGGAGGGAAAGAGGGTCCAGAAAAATGGGGGACGCTGGGGAGAAGACGGGTGCAGAGACCCCGAGGAAGGAGAAGGGCCTAGATCAGAGGCTTAGGGGAGAAGGAGACTAGGGACGTAGCAAGGAGATGTCGGGAAGGGCAATCAAGGAATGGTGATGAAGCTTGAGGTAGGGAGAGTGGATgggcaggagagagaaaaggaaccctGGGGCAAGAGAGATGGGCGGGTCGGGGGAACCCTAAGGAAGAAAGGAATAGGGGGGATGTCAAAAGGGAAGTGTGACCGGGCTGGAGGAAAGGGCAGAACTGGAGTGTGTCCCGGAACAGAGCTAGGAGGGAGAGCAGACCCTGGATCTGACCCTGTggcccccagcatcagggacctGCTAAGACAGTGATTCCTAAACTGTTACCCTCAAGTCCTCAGGGAGCTCGCTGAAAATATAGATCCCCGGCCTCAGCCAAcacccactgaatcagaatctttgaAGGAAAGGTCTGGCAATCTGTGTCTGTCTCAAGTTCTTTGGGAGGATGAGGGTTTAGACCAATACTTAAGAACCACTGATCTGAACCACTctctgttccaaacacctaaaacttCTCTCCTGGTTTCCCTTATTCTAGGGAGGTGACCCCTCCCACATGAGTGGGGAGAGACGCGGTAATACCTTCTAGCATCTCAATCCCAACAGCTGGTAAATTCCTCCCGAGATCTAATCTAATCTCCCAGATTGGCCTCTTTCCTGctgagacagagagaaacaggaaCAGCCAGGGGCTGGCCCTCCCCAGTCCTCCATGGTCAGAAAGACAAAGCAGAAGGAAAGGACATGGGAGAAGAGGGTCCCCAGGTCTGTTTCAGACGGCCGCCCCCGAAACACACACGTACTGGTCGGCACAGGGCTCCGGTGGCAGCAGCTTGTCCTCATCTTCTTTGTTAAACAGAGATGACATCGTCAGCCAACCTTTCACCCCGACTCCCTGAACCTGGGAGAGAGGGGCTGAGAGTCAAGGAGGGCCCCAGCACACCTCCCAGGACTCCACAGAGGCTTCTGCCCAGCTCCCCAGGGTTGGGGTGGAAAAAAGGAGAACTCACCCGGCGGGCCAGCTGTGACATGGGGTTGAAGGCC belongs to Capra hircus breed San Clemente chromosome 2, ASM170441v1, whole genome shotgun sequence and includes:
- the FAM110D gene encoding protein FAM110D isoform X1 gives rise to the protein MQSRSQGAPANCSQFLHYLPASSGLWSTVLPSSAKMLLASPSTPSRGRTPSAVERLEADKAKYVKTHQVIARRQEPALRGGPGPLTPHPCNELGPPPSPRTPRPARRGSGRRLPRPDSLIFYRQKRDCKASVNKENAKGQGLVRRLFLGSPRDVASSSAGSSERPAASGGWAAPQDAPEAAGKRALCPTCSLPLSEKERFFNYCGLERALVEVLGAERFSPQSWGADANPQPGTSPPPGSGDASDWTSSEGGGDRRDGAEGGGSEAAGSERDGRPQVSVVERNARVIQWLYGCQRARGPPRESEV
- the FAM110D gene encoding protein FAM110D isoform X2, whose translation is MQRSQGAPANCSQFLHYLPASSGLWSTVLPSSAKMLLASPSTPSRGRTPSAVERLEADKAKYVKTHQVIARRQEPALRGGPGPLTPHPCNELGPPPSPRTPRPARRGSGRRLPRPDSLIFYRQKRDCKASVNKENAKGQGLVRRLFLGSPRDVASSSAGSSERPAASGGWAAPQDAPEAAGKRALCPTCSLPLSEKERFFNYCGLERALVEVLGAERFSPQSWGADANPQPGTSPPPGSGDASDWTSSEGGGDRRDGAEGGGSEAAGSERDGRPQVSVVERNARVIQWLYGCQRARGPPRESEV